A section of the Saccopteryx leptura isolate mSacLep1 chromosome 4, mSacLep1_pri_phased_curated, whole genome shotgun sequence genome encodes:
- the STOML3 gene encoding LOW QUALITY PROTEIN: stomatin-like protein 3 (The sequence of the model RefSeq protein was modified relative to this genomic sequence to represent the inferred CDS: inserted 2 bases in 2 codons; substituted 2 bases at 2 genomic stop codons) → MSKSSLNQGQLDAFVRSTLVTGLLPSHFLGTPRKQLVICGWILFFLSFLLMIITFPISMCMCIWETFLVPXEKCTIYLILVLPCIDVFVKVDLRTFTCSILPQVILTRDSMTTQVDGIVYYRIYSAVSAVANVSDVHQATFLLAXTTLRNVLGTQTLFQILAGRDEITHNIQTLLDDAAEPWGVQLACVEIRGVRIPVQLHRSMXAEAKAMREARAQVLVAEGELNVSRSLKSASMVLSASPXALQGHYLQTSVTVATEKTIVFPLPMNRLDGISGVGCNDHKKVPHSTCSPPALI, encoded by the exons ATGTCCAAATCCAGCCTCAACCAGGGAC AACTGGATGCCTTTGTAAGAAGCACATTAGTCACAGGTTTGCTTCCATCTCATTTCCTAGGCACCCCCAGAAAACAGCTTGTAATATGTGGCTGgatcttgtttttcctttctttcctattGATGATCATTACCTTCCCCATCTCCATGTGCATGTGCATCTGGGAAACATTTTTAGTCCCTTGAGAAAAATGTACCATATA CTTAATATTGGTCCTGCCCTGCATAGATGTATTTGTCAAAGTTGATCTTCGAACTTTTACTTGCAGTATTCTTCCACAAGTG ATCCTCACCAGAGACTCTATGACTACTCAAGTAGATGGCATTGTTTATTATAGAATCTATAGTGCTGTCTCGGCAGTGGCTAATGTCAGTGATGTACACCAAGCCACATTTCTGCTGGCTTAGACCACTCTGAGAAATGTCTTAGGGACACAGACCTTGTTCCAAATCTTAGCTGGCAGAGATGAGATCACCCATAATATCCAG ACCTTACTTGATGATGCCGCCGAGCCGTGGGGGGTCCAGCTGGCCTGCGTGGAAATCAGAGGTGTCCGGATTCCCGTGCAGCTGCACAGGTCTA CagctgaggccaaggccatgcgGGAAGCCAGGGCCCAG GTCCTTGTGGCAGAAGGAGAGCTTAATGTTTCCAGATCTCTGAAGTCAGCTTCCATGGTGCTGTCCGCATCCC CAGCCCTCCAGGGGCATTACCTGCAGACTTCAGTCACTGTGGCCACGGAGAAGACCATCGTGTTTCCTCTGCCAATGAATAGACTCGATGGCATCAGTGGTGTCGGCTGCAATGACCACAAGAAGGTCCCTCACAGCACCTGCAGTCCTCCAGCCCTTATTTAG